In Polyangiaceae bacterium, the genomic window TTCTCAAGCTCGCCAACGCGCTGACCGAGAAGCTCGGCGCGACGCACGGGGCGCTCTACGCGCGCTGCGCGCTGGGCACGACCCACCATCTGGGCGCCTGGTTCACCGGCCCGACCCCCGGCGCCGCCGCCGCCTCGCTGGTCTACTGGATCGGCGCCTTCGGCGATCCCGCGCAGGTGCGAGAGTCGGTGCTCTTCCCGGACGGCGGCAGGGACGTCCGGGCCTCCGGCGCCCTCGGCCGCATCGCGGACAAGACCAAGAGCCTCGACCGCAACAAGGTGCGCGCGGTGATCGGCCAGCACGAGGGCATGATCACCGGCAAGGCCGACGGCCCGACCACCCTCACCTTCCCGTTCGCGGACGCGAACCGCGCCGCGCGGGCGAGCTTCGAGGTGGCGAAGGTCTCGGGGGTGGGCGTGGAGCGTTGAGGGAGGCGCGGGCCGAACCGCGCCCTCAGCTCTTCTGGACCAGCTCCTTGAGCTCGCCGCTCTCGAACAGGTCGGTCACGATGTCGCAGCCGCCGACGAGCTTTCCGTCCACGTAGAGCTGCGGGAAGGTGGGCCAGCTCGAGTACTCCTTCAAGCCTTCGCGCAGCTCCGGATCTTGCAGGATGTTCACGTCGCGGAAGTCCGCGCCGAGCTCCTTCAGCATCTGAACCACCCGCGCGGAGAAGCCGCACTGCGGGAAGATCTTGCTGCCCTTCATGAACAGCACGACCCCGCTCTGGCCGATGGTGTCTTGGATTTTCTGTCGGAGTGCGTCGTCCATGGTCCTAACCTCTGGTCTTCGCCCAGGCCTCGGGCGTGTAGGTCTTGAGCGCGAGCGCGTGGATGGGCCCGCGCATGGCCTCGCCGAGCGCCGCGTAGACCAGCTGGTGCTGCTCGATGCGGCTCTTACCGACGAAGGCCTCGGAGACGATGGTCGCGTCGTAGTGATCCTGGGTTCCGGTCATGTCCTCGACGCGGATCTCCCCGTCGGGAAAGGCTTTTGCCAGGAGGGCGCGGACCGCCTCGGGCTCCATCATGGGCGCTTCAAATGATACGTAACGTCAGCTTTGTCAACCCGGCCGCGGGTCCCGCTCGGCTCACTCCTTGGGCGGCGGCGCCGCCAGGAGCTTGATCTCGCGGACGGCGTCGCGGAAGCGCACCTCCTGCTCGTTCATCGCCATCTTCACCTCGATCAGGCGCTTGGTGATCTGCTCCAAACGCTTGGTGACCTCGTCCAGGCGCTTGGTGAGCTTCACGCGCAGGTCGGCCGCCTGGGTGTTCTTCTCGATGGCGCGCAGCGACAGGCGGGTCTCGTTCGCGGCCTTCTCCAGCTCCGCCTGCTCGTCCACGAGCTTCCGCTCCTCGTCCACGCTCTTCTTCCAGACCTCGCGGACGGCCCACACGCTCTTGAGCTGCGCCTGCACCCCGGGGTTCGCGCGGCTGTCCGCGAGGAAGGCCTTGACGGCCTCGTCGGCCAGCGGCGAGAGCCAGCTGACCATCTGCTGGTGCGCGCGCCGCTCGTCCACGGTGAGCTCGCTCTTGCCGAAGGGCCTGACGCTCATCGGCACCAGGGCGTGCCCGAGGCCCGCGTTGTCTTCGGTGCCCGCTGGCGGCTTGAAGAGCCGGGTGCCGGCCGCGCGCGGGTGCTTGACCAGGACCTTGCCCGGCTTGTCGCCGCCGTTCGCGACCGTGTAGAGCGTCTTCTGAACGCTGTCCCGCTCGATCCAGAGCTCGCCCGCTTCGATCTTGAACACGCGGGCGCCTTGCTCGTCGTACTTGCGATCGAGGTGCACCGCCAGGCTGCGCTCGAGCGCGAAGGGCACCACCGCGGTGGCCTTGGGCGGCAGCGGATCGAGCATGCCCTGGCCCAGGAACGAGCCTTTCTCGAAGACGGCGATGGGGCCGCGCTCGAGCAGCCCGTTGGTCGCGTTCGTGAAGCGCACCACGCGGAACGGATGAGACCCCGACTCGGGGACGCCGCCGTCGGGCGCGAACAGGAACACCGCCTCGCCCGGCACACGCTTGTTCAGGAGCAACACCATGGTGGCGCTCTCGTTCGGCACCGTGGTCGGCGTCGGGATTTCGTAGCGCGTCGCCCCCGCCTCGACGGCGACCGCCGCCAGCGCGCTCATGCGACGCGGCGCCGAGAGGCCCTCGCGTTTGGCTTCTTCCAGCGCCATGCGCCGCCGCTCGTCGCGGCTCGGCGCCGGCGCCTCCCTGGGCGGCGCGGGCGCCGGCTCCGCCGAGGGCGTCGTCGGTCGGGCTGCACCGGTGGCGGCTACGCGCTTGGGCGCCGGCTTCTTCTTGTTCTTCGCCAGATCTCCCTTGCCACCGGCCTTGGTGCTGGGCGCGTCGTCCTCGTCGAGGTCCGACAGGCCACCGCCACCAGGTCCAGCGCCGCGGAGGCCGAGCCCGCCTTCCATGGCCTTGTCCGCCGCCGTCTCCTCCGCCGCCTCGCCTCCGAAGCGCTCGAGCTCCGCCTCGCGCCGCTGCTGCAGGCTGGTGACGCCGGTCGGCACCGCCGCGATCACCTCGCCGGTGTCGGTCACGATGGGGCGCTCGGGGATCACGGGATCGCCCAGCGTGGACTCGAAGGCCAGCGGCGCGCCGGCCACCAGCACCAGATCGACGGCCTTCCAGTCTTCGCCCGAGACGTTCTGCACGATGCCCCAGGTCTGTAGATCGGCGTTGCCGCCGTCCTGCACCACCACCCGGTAGGAAGGACGCCAGACCGGCGTCTCGGACACGTAACCGATGGCCAGATCGTGCTCCTTGCCGTCGAGCTGCAGGATGACCTCGCGGAGCGGGTTCTTCTCCTTCTTCTTCGGCGGCAGCCCCGGCCAGGGCTTCAGCATGCTCTGGTAGCGCGGATCGAGCTCGGGCTCCTGCTCGTCGTCCAGGATCTCGAGGGGAAAGGACGCCGCCCGCACCGAGCTGCCGCCGCGCTCGACGATGGCCAGCGTGGCCAGAAAATCCCCCACCATGCGCTGGCGCATCTTGAAGGTCACCGCGTCCGCGTCCACGCGGCCGGAGCGCTCGAAGTAGCCGACGCCGTTGCGGTACACGACCACGCGCTTGAGCGGCAGCTGGTCCGTCGAGACGTTGGGACCGCGTGCGCAGCCGATGGCCAGCACGCTGGAAAAGACCAGGTTCCGAAGCACGAAGCGCATGACAGCTCTCCTCCGAGGGACCGGGCGACGCTAGTCCCTGAACCTTGGCGACGCCAGGGACAAGCTCGGCTATTCTCCGCGGTCGTGACCGACGCCGCCCCGCCTCGCAAGCCCCCGCCAAAGCCCCCTCAGCGCCCGCCGCCCCTGCGCCGCGAGCAGCCCTCGATGACGGAGCACGAGAAGGAGAAGCTCACCTTTCAGGCGCTAGGCCTCCTGAACGAGCAGGTCCAGGCCCGCATCGTCCACTACAAGGGCGAGCTCGAGACCAGCCCCGAGCTCGACGCCATCACCGCGCAGGTGGTCGCTCAGATCAAGGGCATGCAGGCCGCGCTCGGCACCGGCGAGAGCCCGAACGTACCGGCGGAGCAGCTCGAAGAGCAGCAGGGCAAGACCATGACCCGACTGCTCAGCCGGCTCTTCGCCAGCGACGGCAACTTCGCCACCCAGAACATGAAGACCATCGGGCGCCGCATCGCGAAGCTGTTCTTCGAGAGCGAGCTGCACGAGAAGTCCCGCGGGGACAAGGACAAGGTCATCCACCACGCCGAGCAGGGCGTGTACTACGTCCTGAACCGCTACAAGAACCGCCTGCGCGCCGAGCTCGAGGGCTTCGAGTACACCAGCAACGACGTCAAGCAGCAGACGCTGGAGTTGCTGGCCAAGATCGAGCGCGATCTGCAGGTCGGTTTCCTGTCGCGGCGCTCGCCGGAGCTGAACCGGGTGATGCACATCCACAGCGGCGTGCTGCTCGAGTTCCTGCAGAAGCACCTGCCGCCGCGCCTCGAGGCCATGTGCCGCGCGACGCTCCGCGCAGCCCACACCGGCCGCAGCCCGAACGCGGTGAACTACAAGGTGCTGAGCACGCAGTTCCCCGAGTTCCGCGCCAACTGGGAGCGGATCTTCATGGAGCAGATGGTGAACTTCTGCGGCGACGAGCTGCTCGGCAAGCTCCAGAACAGCGAGGAAGCCTTCCGCGACGAGACCATCCGCTTCTTCACCGATCCGCACCTGTTCAGCGACACCGCCGAGGTGATCTGCGACGGGATCTACGATTTCCTGTGCCTCGAGGGCTTCCTGGACCTGCCCGTGGACTGGCGGGTCAAGCTCGCGAGGAACTAGTGTCCAGGCGCTGGCTCGGGATCGGCGCCGCGGTGATCGGCGTCGCCGTCCTGCTTTACGCGATCTTCGCGCGGAAGAACGACGAGGAGCTGATCCGCGAGCAGCTCGACCGCCTGGCGACGGTGGTTCGGGTCTCCGGTCCGGGCGAGAACCCGATCTTCCGCGGGACGCGCATGAAGAAGGAGTTCGAGACGCTGTTCGTGCCGAACGTGCGGGTGGACATCAGCGAGCTCACCAACCTGAAGTCCGGTCGCGACGACCTGGTCGGTGTGGCCACGCGCGCCGGTACGATCTTTCGCACCGCGGAGGTCGAGATCCACCCGGACTCCGTCGAGCTGCTGGCCGGCGCCACCAGCGCCACGGTCCGCGGCAGCGCCAGCATGACCGGTGATCGCGGTAGCGGCCCCGAGCGCGACGAGCGCGACGTCACCTTCGGCCTGTCAAAGACCAAAGACGGCTGGCTGATCGACTCGGTGGTGGTCACGCCCCGGCGGGAGGACGGGGAGTAACCCCGCTCGAGTCGGTACCGAGCGCGTTCCGAGCTCGATGCCTTGATCGAGGAGGTCGAGGGTCCGACCTCTCAGCTCCGACGGCGGCGGGCCAGGAGCCCGAGAGCGCCGAGCAGGCCGAGGAGCGCCGCAGGCCAGACCGGCGCGGTCTTCGGCGCGCGGCAGCCGCAGCCGCCGTCGTCGCCGCTGTCGGTGGTGCCGCCCTTCGGCGTCTGACCGCCGCTCGCGGCCGCCGCGTCGCTGCCCGCGTCGTTGACCGCGCCACCGCTGCCGCCCGTGCCCGCCTCGGGCAACACGCACTGCCCGGCCACGCAGACCTTCGGCGGAATGCAGAGGGGGTTGCACTGCGAAGCCTCGCAAGCGCCGGTCTTCGGGTTGCACGTCTCACCGTCGCCGCAGAGCACGCCTTCACAGAGCGGGACGCAGCCGGTGGTCGAGTTGCACTTCTGGCCCTGAGGGCAGATCACACCGGAGCACTTCCCGACGCACGCGCCGGTCGCGTCGCAGTGCTCACCCGCCGCGCAGGTCTTGCCCTGGCACGCTGGAGGCACGCAACCGTCGGTGCCGCCCTTGTCGCACACCTCGCCGGTGTTGCAGCCGATGTCCCCCGCGTAGCACTTGCAGGGCGCCTTGCACTCGCCGAGCCAGCACTGCTTCGGCGGCGGGCACTGCACGCCGGCACACAAGTCGACGCATTTGCCGTCCTTGCACGACTCGCCGAACGGACACACGACGCCGTCGCAGGCTGGCTTGCACTTCTTGGTCTGCGAGTCGCACACCGAGCCTGGCGGGCAACCGCCGGTCGTGCAGTCGTCAGGGACGCAGATCGAGCCCTGAGCGGTGCCCTGACACGTCGAGCCGATGGGGCAGTTGCCGATCTCGCCCACCTTGCAGGGCGGCACGCAGATGCTCGTGTGGCAGTAGAGGCCGCTCGGACACGCGCCCGGCGTGCCGTCGCAATCCAGATCGGTCGCCGAATCGCACGGCTCCGGCGCGCCTGGATAGACCTTGGCGTCGTCGTCCTTGCAGTCGCAAGGCTTGGTCGCGCCCGGGCAGCTGCAGTCGACGAACCCGTCCTTGTCGGCGTCGGGGCAGACGCCGCTTCCCTCTTCAGTGAGGCCCGCGACGGCGTCCACCTCGCCCTCTTGAGAGTGGTACTCGCACGCGCCGAACTCCTTGCCGTCGTAGCCCGCGACGATCGAGGCGTAGCGGAACGTGATCCCGCAGGGGAGCCCGTGCACCTGCACGAAAGAGTCGTCCTCCACGGCGTAGTTCGCCGTGTCGCCGCACGCGGCGTAGGTTGGGTTGCCCGGAGAAGGCTGGCGCGTGGTGAACCAGCCATGCGTGAAGATCTGCTGGAGCACGGCACGGTTCCACTTCTGCGGATCGGTGCCGGTCGTGGCTGGGTCGTTGATGGCCTCCTTCGCCAGCGGGTTGTCCGTCAGGTAGACGGTGTACTCGATCGACTCGCAGGGCTGCGGCCCGTGGTCGTTCTGTGCGAAGATCGCCACCTTGTTCGAAGGGCCGCCCAGATCGAAGACCAGGCCCTCCCAGGGGAAGTAGCCCTGCGTGTTGCCATCCGGCACGCAGTTCGTGATGGCGCGGTTCGGGCAGCCGTTCACCAGCGTGTGATCGATGAGCCGGCAGGGGTGCCACCACAGATGATCGAGCTTCTCCAGGTACTTCGTCGCGTTCGCGACCGTGTTGGTGACCGCCGCGTTGCAGGTGTACTGGCTCGGGCAGTCGTAAGGCGGGGTGGACTCGCCCGCGCAGCCCGCCCAGCTCGTGGTGTCGCAGCCCGGCCAGTTGTTGAAGAACTTGGCAAACAGCGGGAGCTGGGGGCCGGTCAGGCCGTTCTTGTCCTTGAAGATGTCGTTGACCACGCCGCCCGCGGATTGAATCGCGTTGATGCAGGCGTTGGAGGAGGTCGGCGGGTTGCTGTCGCACAAGCCGGTCGCGGCCCGTGCGCTGGCGGCATGGCCGAGCGCCGCGAGCGCGAGCCCCAAAGACAAAGCCTTCCTGATGCCCATGCGCCCAAGGGTACCCGCCTCTCGACTCCGGCGCTCCAGTATTCGTCTTGGACGAGGGGCAGGCATGCGGCGCCACTTCGCGCTTCCGAGTTCCGCGCCAACCGGGCGCGGTTCTTCACGGCTCCCCTCAGTGCCCGACCAGGGCGAACACGACCTCTGTGACGATCAATGGGACGATCGCGATCTCGAGGGCGAAGCGGCAAGACAGCAGGAGTCGATTCAGAACGTCACGCCGATCTCCGCCGACACGTCCAGAGACAGCACCGCCCGCTCGTTCGTGATCCAGATGGTCGGTGCCAGGAGCTCTGCGGTGAGCTCGAGATCGTCGCCGAGCGGCGCGGACACGCCCGCCGCCGTCTTCACCACCGGGCCGTTCTTCGGCAGGTAGCCGCTGCCGAAGCGCAGGGGCACGGCCCAGCCCGCGCCGACGTCGATGCGGTATTCGAACAAGGCGACCGAGAGCACGTTGTGCGCGCGGCCCTCCTTGCCCTTCAGGTTGGCGTATTGGACGCCGATGCCGAGGGACGCCTCGTCGCTGAAGCGCCAGTCCGCCCGAGCGCCCGCCAGGTAGTTCTGAAACGGCCCCGGCGAGACCCCGAAGGCAGCTGCCCCGCCCAAGGCCAGCCGGAAGCGGCCCTCCGGGAACGGCTCGCTCTCCGGCGCCACCGCCGGTGCGGGCGCAGGTGACGCCGCGGCCGAGCTCTGCGCGGGCGGCAAGAGCGAGCGCAGCGCCTGATCGATGGAAGCGTACAGATCCGAGGACACGCCGGCGGCCGCCGCGCTCCTCGGGGGCCCGCTCGCCGGGGAGACCTGCACGTTCACGAGGTAGCGGCCGCCGCTGGCGCTCACGCTGGCGAACAGCCCGAACGCCGAGCCACTCTGCTGGACCAGCCCGCTCGCGCGCTCGGGCGTCAGGGCGCCGGAGAGCCCGGTCGCGACTCGGGACGTCGTGGTCGGATCGGTGAGCTCGTAGCCCAGGCGACCCGCGCTCTGCCCGAGCTGGCGCTCGACCAGCGCGCTGAGGCTCGGGTCGATGCCAGGGGCGACGTGCACGCTGAACACGGCGACGCGAGGCGCGGGTGCGGGTGCAGGTGTGGGTGCGGGTGCGGGTGCGGGTGCGGGTGTGGGCTGGGCGCCGGCCGCGGAGACGAGAGCGAGCCCGAACAGGGCGACCCGTACTCTCACCGCCGACCCCGCCGGCAGACCAGCGCGCCGAGCACGAGCGCGAAGAGAGCCGCGACGCCGCCGGCGGGCGGTCTCGGCGCCGCGCTGCATCCCTCGAAAAACGGCGGGGCGACGGTCTCGGTACACACCTCCTTCGCGCCGCTCGCGCTCACCTTGCCCGTGAGATCCCGGGCCACCGCCGCGAAGCACACGTCGCCCTCCCCGTCGCCGAGCGTGCGCTCGACGCGCAACCTGCTGCCCGGGCTCGGGATGCGCTGCACGCCGATCGGCTCCGGCGCGCTCTCGTCGACGTTGGGGCCCTTGGTCTGGAACACCACGACCATCAGCGACTCGCGGCCGCCGTCGTCGCTGGCGTCACCCAGCTCGAGGTCGAAGAGGTAGCGGTCCTCGAGGCTGTCCGTGCAGTCGTCGCGCTCGCGGTCCACGTCCCAGGAGATGCCGGAGAGTCCCTCGAACTCGGGGGGCGCCTCGTCGAGCGCGCTGCCCACCGTGAACTCCACGCTCGCGCCCTTGCCCAGGCTCCCCGAGTTGACGCCGCGCAGGCGCGGCCACTCCACCGAGTACTGCTCGCCGGGCAGGAGCTCCACCGGCGTCACGCTGAGCAGGGTCTCCGCCTCGCTCCACTCACCGCTCAGGACCTGCTCGCCGCCCGCGCCGCTGAGCGTGATGTCCTCGCCGGTGTACGCGGCGTTCGAGCGGTAGCGCGCGAAGAGCTTCGCGTTCGGCGGCACGGCGCTGGCGCCGTCCGGAGGCACGACGAACACCAGGTCGGGCCGGTTGCACGCCGCGTCGGCCCGGTGCTGGAGGAGCAGGACCGAGAGCGCGATGGTGACCTGTGCCCAGAGCCTCACGGCTTGCACAGGACGTCCTCGCAGTCGCCGAGCATCTCGCCGCTGTCCCCGTCGTCGTCGAGATCGAAGGTGTCGCGGCAGCAGTAGCCATTGTCGAGGCAGCACTGCTCGAGCTCCGGCGAGTACTTCTTGTCCTTGGCGATGCTCTTGCACTCCGGCGGAGGATCGTGCTCCTTGCACTTGCCGAAGCTCTTGCCGTCCGCCGTGCAAGTCTGGACACCCCAGTACTTGCAGTACGAGTTGAAGCAGACCCGCTCGCTGCCCGGCATGCAGGCTTCACACTTCTCCGGGCAGGCGCTCCACGCCCCGCTCACGCAGTATTGCTCGCCGCCGCCCGGGCAAGGGACGGGCGACAGCTCGTCGGTCTGGCCGTCGCAGTCGTCGTCGGTGCCGTTGCAGACCTCCTCGCTCGGCACGCAGACGTTCGGCTGCTGGGCGTCAGGCAGACCAGCGGCGCCGGCCGCTCCACCCAGGCCGGCATCCGGCGGGGTCTCTCGGCCGTCGATCCACTCGAAGTCGTCGGCGTCCAGGCCGCTGCGGCTGCAGGCAAGGGCAAGCCCCAGGGCCCCGGCGAGGGGGAGACCCAGGCGAAGCACGCGGCGAAGGGGGTGGGGCATCACGGAGGGCTCGGGTTGGAACACGACGTGAATGCAAGGCGGGAACCAGTCCACACCGGGCCCGACATGAGCGAAAGTAGCAGCTCGGGCGGACCTTGACCATCGACCCCCGAGCACCCAATGCAGGTAACGACGCGGCTGATTTCTCGGGTGATCGCCCTTTGTTGTGCGATCTCCGCGACGACCGCGTCGGCTCATGCGCAGCCCGCGCCGATCCCCGCGCCCGAGCCAGCGGGCGAACCGCCGGCTACACCGCCGAGCGAACCGGCGGCTACACCCGAGCCGAGCAGCTCCCCGGCCGCCCCGGAGCCCGCGCCGCTGCCGCCGCCCTACCGCGCCCCGGCCTACTCCGCGCCGCCCCCCGGCTGGGCGCCCGCCCCGGTTTTGCCCCCCGCGCCGACCGGCCGCTCCGCGCGCATCGGACACGCGCACGCCGACCGGGTCGTGCTCCTGCCCACCGCGTACACGCATCCCGAGGGCACGCTGTACTTCAGCAGCAGCGAGATCGTGCTGCTTCAGGCGGGCTACGCCGTGAGCGACACCACTCAGATCACGCTCACCGGCGTCCCGCCCATCGCCGAGGGCCCGGACACGCTGTACTTCTTCGACTTGAGCCTGAAGAGCGCGTTCTTGCGC contains:
- a CDS encoding nuclear transport factor 2 family protein — its product is MSRRWLGIGAAVIGVAVLLYAIFARKNDEELIREQLDRLATVVRVSGPGENPIFRGTRMKKEFETLFVPNVRVDISELTNLKSGRDDLVGVATRAGTIFRTAEVEIHPDSVELLAGATSATVRGSASMTGDRGSGPERDERDVTFGLSKTKDGWLIDSVVVTPRREDGE
- a CDS encoding BolA family transcriptional regulator, translating into MMEPEAVRALLAKAFPDGEIRVEDMTGTQDHYDATIVSEAFVGKSRIEQHQLVYAALGEAMRGPIHALALKTYTPEAWAKTRG
- the grxD gene encoding Grx4 family monothiol glutaredoxin; amino-acid sequence: MDDALRQKIQDTIGQSGVVLFMKGSKIFPQCGFSARVVQMLKELGADFRDVNILQDPELREGLKEYSSWPTFPQLYVDGKLVGGCDIVTDLFESGELKELVQKS
- a CDS encoding DUF4139 domain-containing protein, whose protein sequence is MRFVLRNLVFSSVLAIGCARGPNVSTDQLPLKRVVVYRNGVGYFERSGRVDADAVTFKMRQRMVGDFLATLAIVERGGSSVRAASFPLEILDDEQEPELDPRYQSMLKPWPGLPPKKKEKNPLREVILQLDGKEHDLAIGYVSETPVWRPSYRVVVQDGGNADLQTWGIVQNVSGEDWKAVDLVLVAGAPLAFESTLGDPVIPERPIVTDTGEVIAAVPTGVTSLQQRREAELERFGGEAAEETAADKAMEGGLGLRGAGPGGGGLSDLDEDDAPSTKAGGKGDLAKNKKKPAPKRVAATGAARPTTPSAEPAPAPPREAPAPSRDERRRMALEEAKREGLSAPRRMSALAAVAVEAGATRYEIPTPTTVPNESATMVLLLNKRVPGEAVFLFAPDGGVPESGSHPFRVVRFTNATNGLLERGPIAVFEKGSFLGQGMLDPLPPKATAVVPFALERSLAVHLDRKYDEQGARVFKIEAGELWIERDSVQKTLYTVANGGDKPGKVLVKHPRAAGTRLFKPPAGTEDNAGLGHALVPMSVRPFGKSELTVDERRAHQQMVSWLSPLADEAVKAFLADSRANPGVQAQLKSVWAVREVWKKSVDEERKLVDEQAELEKAANETRLSLRAIEKNTQAADLRVKLTKRLDEVTKRLEQITKRLIEVKMAMNEQEVRFRDAVREIKLLAAPPPKE